From Nilaparvata lugens isolate BPH chromosome 7, ASM1435652v1, whole genome shotgun sequence, one genomic window encodes:
- the LOC111061523 gene encoding F-box only protein 21 encodes MEEKKEELAMKLYALETVHSTVHDERPDDLKYRVGQVIEHGPFTIRGVIVGWEYHDKDSKYKGPVYTVLLNELPTQDGQTNFIEVPQRDIMLKKMKEAKHRHLKRYFKAFDGTQYLPHDWLRRLYPHD; translated from the exons atggaagagaaaaaagaggagTTAGCTATGAAGTTGTATGCACTTGAGACGGTTCATTCCACAGTTCACGACGAGAGACCTGATGACTTGAAATATAGAGTTGGCCAAGTAATTGAACACGGTCCATTTACTATCAGAGGTGTTATCGTTGGCTGGGAGTATCATGATAAG GACAGTAAATACAAAGGGCCGGTGTACACAGTTCTCTTGAATGAACTTCCAACGCAAGATGGTCAAACTAATTTCATAGAAGTCCCTCAGAGGGACATCatgttgaagaagatgaaggag GCGAAGCACCGTCATTTGAAGAGATATTTCAAAGCATTTGACGGGACCCAGTATTTGCCACACGATTGGTTGAGGAGGCTGTATCCTCATGActaa